The following DNA comes from Vigna radiata var. radiata cultivar VC1973A chromosome 4, Vradiata_ver6, whole genome shotgun sequence.
aaataacaataaaaaatatttaattttaagttaaaaaaatagaaaatggtataatttaaaataaactataatctagtttaacttttaatttaaaaataacagcaataattcatatttgaaaaaaaatgtaaaatattgagaaaaaaattatcttactGTCAATGACAgtatgtaaaattaatttgtaatagATAAGAgagaatataataaatatttttttctattgaaaaaaaaaacaattttactcTCTTTAGTAGCGTGTAAAGCTAATTTTTTAACGAGATAAGAGAGAATatgataaatgtttttataagcTATAACTTTATATAGATAGTTGAGAATATAATAAATGAGTTATGAGTGAAAAGAATCCATTCTCATTCTCGACAAAGTAAACacttaaaatgtaaaatacagGACTCGATTCTTTTTTTCACATGATAAAATGCTATCATACTGACAAACGATTTAACAAACTTTGAAATATTCATAAAAAGCTTCCCATTACTTTGAAATATTCTCCTCAATCCATTCACTGGAAGCGAGTCCATTTCCTTGTAATATGTTGGCTGTGTCATCAATCTCAGAGAAATTACTTTAACAAAAACAGCTAATTACTACTTTttcatttacatattaaaaCATTCATGCCATTGAAAATCGACGCTTTAAAAACGAATGTGTAGAAATTAAAcgtaaaaataagaatttattgaATCCTTATCAGTATAAATAAACTCATAATTTAAATCCTTATAAGATAAGAAATTATTGAATAacagtaaaatttaattaaacaattaaacaaGTATACAAGTATTTATTCAACTTGACAGACAGTGGAAGTGACATTTCAAATTGTAAGTTGCCAAAATTGGCATTATACAAGCTCGTCCAGATGGCATTATTCAACTTCAGATTTCCATATATTTGATCAATCATTACAAAAGAAAGATTGGGGTTCTATAACTTCATctatcaacataaaaaaaattcagaaaaattgGTTATTTCCCGGGAAATCCTGACCTAcatcatgtatatatatatatgtatgtaacCCCAAACAACCAAAATCCAGTAGCTACACTCTGATGGATTCCAACTCCTCTTTACAAAAAATTACTCTAAACAGTCCCTTCCATTGCCCTTGGCTCCTCTGTTTCCTATTctaagcaaaagaaaaataatacaaaactaTAAAGCAGGTATTCTGTTAGAGATACTTTCCATGACCATTGGCAATGAGATCTTCTTACAACCCCATAGCCACAGGAAATGAGCAGGAATATTTTGTTGTCAGGTCAATATCAAGCAGGAATATTACCAAGAAAACCTAACAACCATAGCCACTAAATTACAAATTCTCATTTTGTGCTTCCTTCACTTGTGTAAATATCCCTTGCATATATTTGCCATTAATCAGCATATATAAATGGATCAATCATCTTCCTCTGTTAAGGAAGCAAATGAAAAAGGTCTGAACTTATAGCCATCGCCATGGtagaatttattttgaaattctacCCAGTGAAGCCGCAGCGCATGAAGAAAAGCACTGAGACTCTCCATCATAAGTAGTATAAAGGCAGTTGCAAAGGAAAAAACGGTGAGCCCCACCAATCGAATGATAAGATTGTCATATCTGTATTAAATACATCCAGGAATGACatttattaaagaataagaTTATATACACACACAACAATGGAATGGAAAAACATTACAGATAGACAATTCCGAAAgctaaaatattgaaattataaacaAGTATAGAGATAGATAATTCAAAAAgctaaaatattgaaattataacCCAAGCAAAGGTTTTCCATGCAGCTTCGAATGTAACTAAATTTgcagtatatataatatattaattgtagagccaatatttattacaaaaaaattgatcggccttaatttttatgatggatacattaataaaacaaaaacacgaACTCATtatcttttcaaaaattaatgtacctcaaaaatatcttttagacTTGTCCGAGGATATTAGGTGACAAAAAAAACTGTTTCTAACTAAAATCAAGGCAAGATTTTGATTCACTTTAGTCCCTAAAATCAAAGCATCCATCTCATTGAGATCTTTTGCTGATGAAAATTGTGATATCGTGGTCActatctcaaaaaaaaaaaaaaaaaaagcgggAAAAAAACGAAACAGTTTTTTAGGGGCTAAAAATGAATAGTTGTGGACTAAATACATTTTCAACCACATGCGggtttatttattaaacatttcaGTAATGCTAAACAATACAGAAAAATCTTAATAGTAATGTTGAAAGTAATATAACAAGTTATTAGTTAAACTTACCCCCAAGCTAAAAGCAGGACTTTCTCATAGAAAACAGTAGAAAGTTCAGAGTGAGCCAAACTGTACAAttggaaattaaaattagaCAAGGAATAACAATCCATAATATAGGAATACATGGAGACGAAGGAAAATGGTGACCGTGCAAACCTTAATGCCCAAAGACGAAGATATGATGCTGTATTAGAAACAGAACCTAGAACAAATTCAATGGCATGGATCATTTGGTGAACAAAGACTTCACTGAAATTGAATTCTTCATGATGTTGTCTGGCAGAATCAGGCTCCGCCTCAAGATCCACCTCAGAAGTGTTTAGTAAGCCATAACTACGACCTTGAAATCTCTATACAATGCCAGAAAGACAAAAGATTAATAATCTTGACAAACTCCTCAGCATCAACTCCTTAATTACTAACTGTAATGAAAGTGTGGAACAAAGACAAACTATATGCAGAACAGCTGTCAGCACAGCTGACAGGAGTGATAAGTAATTTATTAGTTAAACATATTGATTCAGAAGAAAATCAATCTTATAATGCTTGTCAAGGAGAATCAATTTTCAGCaactttatacatatatttgcTTCCAAAAGGGGGAAACTCAAGCCAAGCACGTGTAAATATCGGTCAGTACAATAAAGTAATCTGgctaaatataattacaaactTTCAAGCAAGAAAACCATATACACAAAACAGGTAGATGTGGCACCTCAGTATGAAGCTTCTTTAATATAAAAGGTTTTGGAAAGAGCATCCATGGAACTGCAATTACAGCCAAAAGCAATAACACAATCTGCACAACAAAGCACTAATTTAGAATGATGAAAAAAAGCAGGaaacaacaaattattattcaacAGTGAATAGAAGAACCAGAATCATACTTGAAGTGGTCTTTGGCCCCAGAACAACTGATTCTCGCCAAGATTGTCCGTGGGGCTTAAAAACATGTATATCATTACATGATAAAGGTCTGCTTGAGAGCCAGTACACCACTTAACAACAATGAGAAGGGAAAGATACCCAAATAGACAGTTAAGGAAAATCATCTGTGGCACAAACTGGTACCTGATAATAACATAAAGAGCAAATTAAATCAACTGCCAAAAGAATAGCACAATAATATATGCACAGGCCAAGGAGAATAGTGAGACACCTTATATCCAATGAGCTTCCAAAGAACCGTgcattaaaataacttaaaataattccTAAGTTCATATGTGCGACACCAAACAAAATGgacatcttcatcttcaaagAATTCAGGAAAGGCAATTCTGAACGACTTCCACGCCAGCTGGGATCCACACCAAATGGGTATGGATCTTGGTATTTGACTAAACCAATAGTATGTGCATCCCTGATAAAAGGTGAGGAATGTTGAAACATAAGACGGCACCAAGGTTAAAACCTGGATGCGTACAAATCAAGAAATTGCAGAATAGGTTTCAAAATGTAAATTCACATCCAATACATTTATAATTAGAAAGAACAACTTGAAGGAGGAAAAggatataaaacaaataaagtaaatgaaagTAGTGCAACTGTGCAGGGGATTCCAACCAAACTATTCCCAATGACATaaatatgaagataaaaaacTGAGTGAAAAGTGAATCATTACTCAATAGTCCTGGATTATGTCAATGGTTGCAGAGTAAATCTTCTGGTCATTAAAACAGTAAACTCACATAGGATAGCAGGACATTTAAAGCCATTTGTAACTTATATTCTCTTCTTAAATATGACACCTACCAGCTTTATACCTGttattctctttttaatctGGATACGCAGTTGCAAAATACACGTATACACAGAAGTGTAGCTGATTATTGGGCTAAAAATAAGCTAGGACAAAAAACTACCTCGATCCTTTATATAAAACACAAATGCCTAATTCATCAAGATTAATAAAGCTGTTAAAttggttaattttaattaataatgccATAAGTTTGAACTTTATTCCTAAAATATCCATGGAATAAATGGTTTAATAGGTAGTTATATTTGATGACACCACTCAATTTAAGGGTAATTTCTTCAACCAATGAGTATTTATGCATCATATTGTTAATAGCCCAATAATAAATGCATCTACTACTATATGGGAAATGAGTAGATATCTCATTAATAAACATGTATAAAGGAACTTAGTAGTTGATACATTTGAAAATGATCTTGTGTTTCTCAGAATTAGGACAAAAAGATGCTCTATTATATTAAGAGCTGTAAATAGTAGTGTGCGTCTGAGAACTCTCCAGTTGGAGGAATTGAGTGtttttgaatactttttcttaGTTTAACAGGTGACATTTAAAGGACAGTACTCCTTAACAGATACTGAAACACAGAGggacaaatatatatatatatatatatatatatatatatatatatatatatatataaatgtgtgtGTGCACAATCTTCAATGAAAACCAACACGATACATAGCAGTCAAGAAAACTATTCTAGAACTATTGCAAAAAGAGATCTATTCTAGAACTATTCTAAAAATGGTGTGGAAAATATGtgagaaaatattgaaaaagtgGCAGGAAAAAATTAAGTGGGTAGGAAAAGTGGTCAGGAGAAAAGTCATCCAAATGAGCAGGAAAAATGAGGGGCGAAAATCTGTGCAATTGGGAGCGGGAATGGGCAAGAAAATGGATGAACAATCAATCATGTAAATTTGTTTGTCACTAtgcatgtatgtatgtgtgtgtaatgTGAGAGGAGCGAATCTCAAtgatataattcaaataatattgataatttttgtatgaaGAGTTACTCTTCACACCTCAATCGCTCTCTTACTACAAATGTCCCCATGtaaatagatagatagatagatagatagataaaaAAACTCTAGGAAACTATTGAAAAATGTTGATTGCACAAGCCAAGTGAAATAGTTACATATCCAATCAATTAGTAAGGCATGGTATACCAGAtattaagacaaaaaaataattaactaatacGAAATCATACACTCAAGACAAATAGAACACCTGCAAGAACTATCGCGGCATTTGTATGCAGATGCACCAAATATGTGGAAAGGGACAGAGAAGAATTCATTGTAGATTAAGCCACAATAGATTGAAAATAGAGCCATTAGAAGAAGCACATAGCGCCCACCAAACAGCATCTCCATAAAGCTTCCAAGTTTCTggcagaaattaaaaaaatataaaaaaaattgtgagcGTGAATTGCAACCAAGAGcagaataaaagtaaacaatagAGTAATGATAGAAAGTCATTTCAATAcaacatttcaattttcaatatatttggGGGAAAAGAAGCAATGCTGGCATCCAAAAAACAAAATCCACAATAAAGCTAATTCATTCTGATGGAAAATGGTATTCACACTGGAATTGCAGGGGAAATAATAGAGCAGAGCTCTGTTTTCAGTAACAGAAGCAAGATCAATAAcagatagaaatgaaaaatatagagTTAAATTCAGAAGCAGTAACGCTACTCTGCCCCTACACCAAACCCTCCCAGAATGCATTCCCTCCCTTGTATTCCCTCTATTCCCAGTGCTTTCCACACTTCTTTTACCATTAATTTACTGCCATATGTCCACTCTACCAGGCTCCTCTAATAAACTCCACATCAATTCCCATCTTGCCCTTATAATTTACTATCTCTTTCTTTGGTATACGCAAACTGGAAGCCCAGCAATGGGAATTTGAATACTAAACACTGAATGCTCGGCAGCTAATAAAAAGGCTTCATTGACATTATTCTTTGAACACCAACCCTGATGACCCTACTTAGATTTAGAAGGAAAAGGAACATTCAAATGTGACATGTATCAATTAAATACTATGTTCACCCAAGATGAACCACAACATATCTAACGCCAGTATGTGCATTTCGCCTGATCCTTCCATCACCAACAACGTAACTTTGGGTACATTtccaatattatattattgtattacAGTTAGAATGAAATTACCTGTGTGCTGAGCTTGTTTTCACGTGCTATAAGAACCAATGCTCCTAGCAACAGGCAAATTCCATGACCCCAGTCCCCAAACATCAAAGCAAATAGGAAAGGGAATATAATAGTTGTGTAAACTGCAGGGTTCGCCTCTTGGTATCTTGCAACACTGCCATGTAAAAAGGCTATTAGGAATCTATTTATTGTAGTGGGTTTATGAAATAGCTAGGAAGCTAAATAACTAGTATCGATCATGTTAAATCCTTAGAATCAATCCggaaaacaaattcaaacaataaACATGTCATAGTAATATTACATGATTTAACTGCCAAGGAAGTTTTGAAAACCCTTGAACAGACATTCGATCCAgaaacaagtttaaaattaaaaacagaaaaaagggTGGGAAAAAGACAATTCTTGCACCTTCCTGTcagtaaatattaattttgtgcaGTACTGAGATCAGGTCAATACTTGAAATTTGTCCTCTTCACTCCCAATATACAAAGCTTTGCTATCCTTTTTCACTTATCTAATCACTCAAATACCCCACCCATAAGACAATTCAAATTGTGGACTCCATTAGAAGATTGGTGAAAGAAACTTCATGcgaaacatatattaaaaacttacaaataattttctttcacgGAAAGTTTATCTTTTCAAGAAATAAGCTCAACATGTTAGAGGTAGAACATATACCTATCAGACAGAGGTATGGCATATCGTGCAAATTGCTAACTTCAGAACAGACAATGCATATAAACCTCACCAAAAATTACTACAAGATATTCAATAATTCATGTGGCAGCTACTAAAGAACCTATACAAGGTCAATGTTAATAGTAACTACGCTCACCCGTATGCATCAACAATTTCTTGATATGGATTTGTGAAAGTGTTGGTCCGAAAGTATGTAGGTGGTGACTCCACTGCCTCTAGTGGATGGAAGATTATGCCAACTTGAGAATTGCTATCAAAAGTTGCACGTTGCAGTGCCTCCTGCATCTGGAAAATCATTAAATGCAAGCTCTTTATTAGATAATGAATACTGatgatttttcaattattaagaATTTTGGGAAGAAATACCTGTG
Coding sequences within:
- the LOC106759283 gene encoding V-type proton ATPase subunit a1, which codes for MEQFVENLPPMDLMRSEKMTFVQLIIPAESAHRAISYLGELGLLQFRDLNADKSPFQRTFVNQVKRCAEMSRKLRFFKDQISKAGLLSSSRTALQPDIDLEDLEMQLAEHEHELIEMNSNSDKLRQSYNELLEFKIVLQKACGFLVSSHNLALSDERELQENVFSNDAYVETASLLEQEMRPQSSNSSGLRFISGIICKSKVLRFERMLFRATRGNMLFNQEPADEQIMDPVSTEMIEKTVFVVFFSGEQARTKILKICEAFGANCYPVPEDISKQRQITREVSSRLTDLEATLEAGIRHRNKALASVADHLGKWMNMVRREKAVYDTLNMLNFDVTKKCLVGEGWCPLLAKTQMQEALQRATFDSNSQVGIIFHPLEAVESPPTYFRTNTFTNPYQEIVDAYGVARYQEANPAVYTTIIFPFLFALMFGDWGHGICLLLGALVLIARENKLSTQKLGSFMEMLFGGRYVLLLMALFSIYCGLIYNEFFSVPFHIFGASAYKCRDSSCRDAHTIGLVKYQDPYPFGVDPSWRGSRSELPFLNSLKMKMSILFGVAHMNLGIILSYFNARFFGSSLDIRYQFVPQMIFLNCLFGYLSLLIVVKWCTGSQADLYHVMIYMFLSPTDNLGENQLFWGQRPLQIVLLLLAVIAVPWMLFPKPFILKKLHTERFQGRSYGLLNTSEVDLEAEPDSARQHHEEFNFSEVFVHQMIHAIEFVLGSVSNTASYLRLWALSLAHSELSTVFYEKVLLLAWGYDNLIIRLVGLTVFSFATAFILLMMESLSAFLHALRLHWVEFQNKFYHGDGYKFRPFSFASLTEEDD